A window from Pseudomonas kribbensis encodes these proteins:
- the xerD gene encoding site-specific tyrosine recombinase XerD, protein MPAIDHPLIDQFLDALWLEKGLSDNTRDAYRSDLALFNGWLQEKHLELINAGRELILDHLAWRLEQNYKPRSTARFLSGVRGFYRYLLREKLISVDPTLRVDMPQLGRPLPKSLSEADVEALLKAPDLSEAIGQRDRAMLEVLYACGLRVSELISLTLEQVNLRQGVLRVMGKGSKERLVPMGEEAIVWVERYLRDGRGELLGGRPSDVLFPSQRGEQMTRQTFWHRIKHQAKVAGIGKSLSPHTLRHAFATHLLNHGADLRVVQMLLGHSDLSTTQIYTHVARARLQDLHAKHHPRG, encoded by the coding sequence ATGCCCGCCATCGACCACCCGCTGATTGACCAATTCCTCGATGCCCTGTGGCTGGAGAAAGGCCTGTCCGACAACACTCGCGATGCCTACCGCAGCGATCTCGCGCTGTTCAACGGCTGGCTGCAGGAAAAACATCTTGAGCTGATCAATGCCGGGCGCGAGTTGATCCTCGATCACCTGGCCTGGCGTCTGGAGCAGAACTACAAACCCCGTTCCACCGCGAGATTTCTCTCGGGCGTGCGTGGCTTTTATCGCTATTTGCTGCGGGAAAAACTGATCTCGGTCGATCCGACCTTGCGTGTCGACATGCCGCAACTGGGCCGGCCGTTGCCCAAATCCCTGTCGGAAGCCGACGTGGAAGCGCTGCTGAAGGCGCCAGATTTGAGCGAAGCCATCGGCCAGCGCGACCGTGCCATGCTTGAAGTCCTTTACGCCTGTGGCCTGCGGGTGAGCGAGCTGATCAGCCTGACCCTGGAGCAGGTCAACCTGCGGCAGGGCGTGTTGCGGGTGATGGGCAAGGGCAGCAAGGAACGACTGGTGCCGATGGGCGAGGAAGCGATTGTCTGGGTCGAGCGCTACCTGCGCGACGGTCGCGGCGAGTTGCTGGGCGGGCGCCCGAGTGATGTGCTGTTTCCAAGCCAGCGCGGCGAGCAGATGACTCGCCAGACCTTCTGGCACCGCATCAAGCACCAGGCCAAGGTCGCCGGGATCGGCAAATCGCTGTCGCCGCACACGCTGCGTCACGCCTTCGCCACACACCTGCTCAACCATGGCGCGGATTTGCGCGTGGTGCAGATGCTGCTGGGCCACAGCGACCTGTCGACCACGCAGATTTACACGCACG